A part of Rhinolophus ferrumequinum isolate MPI-CBG mRhiFer1 chromosome 11, mRhiFer1_v1.p, whole genome shotgun sequence genomic DNA contains:
- the SCN4B gene encoding sodium channel subunit beta-4: protein MLGAGDRGAARARWLGTGLLGLFLLPVSLSLEVSVGKANTIYAVNSTEILLPCTFSSCFGFRDLGFWWSYNGSDTFKILINGTVKNEKSDPRVHLKNDDRITLAGSTKEKMNNISILLKDVDFSDTGKYTCYVKNPKEKDLQHHATIFLQVVDKLEEVDNTVTVIILAVVGGVIGLLIFILLLKKLITFILKKTQEKKKECLVSSSGNDNTENGLPGSKAEEKPPTKV from the exons GTCTCTTCTTGCTTCCCGTGTCCCTGTCGTTGGAGGTGTCTGTGGGAAAAGCCAACACCATCTACGCTGTCAACAGCACGGAGATCCTGCTGCCCTGCACCTTCTCCAGCTGCTTTGGCTTCCGTGACCTTGGCTTCTGGTGGTCCTACAACGGCAGTGATACATTCAAGATT CTCATAAACGGGACTGTGAAGAATGAGAAGTCTGACCCCAGGGTGCATTTGAAAAATGATGACCGCATCACTCTGGCGGGCTCCACTAAGGAGAAGATGAACAACATTTCCATTCTGCTGAAGGACGTGGATTTCAGCGACACGGGCAAATACACCTGTTATGTGAAGAATCCCAAGGAGAAAGATCTTCAGCACCATGCCACCATCTTCCTCCAAGTGGTCGATAAAC TGGAAGAAGTGGACAACACAGTGACAGTCATCATCCTGGCTGTTGTGGGCGGGGTCATTGGGCTCCTCATCTTCATCCTGCTGCTCAAGAAGCTCATCACCTTCATCCTCAAGAAGACTCAGGAGAAAAA gaAGGAGTGCCTTGTAAGTTCCTCAGGAAACGACAATACGGAGAATGGGTTGCCGGGCTCCAAGGCGGAagagaaaccaccaacaaaagtGTGA